A portion of the Nitrospirota bacterium genome contains these proteins:
- a CDS encoding outer membrane protein transport protein: MMIFIRRWLLLAAMAAPSTLTGTRPAFANPQDTFGFGGRGPAMGNAQVADARDLSAVYYNPATMFLIPDGEGLDHFSIATLAAVDDLYVRNPTGGDIGNPIINSYNVGMGMVDGIGTPWFRSGLNFQIPIFRLQLQRTYFPDEREAFFSNKLNFEFYGGRFQRQVVMPAVAFRPHRLVSFGAGISLFTFSQTDTDVYLADVLDQSKAFINLRGDQQNTNSLTYGLLFWPMERLRLGAVYRDSESFVIRGLSKVEVEDFHQFSDQLLDFRVQFRPSQAGLGAAYRFSDVLGLTGDLVWYRWSRYRDLHNERPAPAFNDTYSPRVGVEYVWRPMWVLRGGYDFEPTPVPRQTGRTNYVDNHKNVLSGGLGFRLPAEGYVASFDLFGQAHFMIPRRTMKEATRQELLTTAVQSAFNVEDARDNPGWPGFESGGRVYAFGLTFSVGR, translated from the coding sequence ATGATGATCTTCATTCGAAGATGGCTCCTCCTCGCCGCCATGGCGGCGCCCTCCACTCTCACGGGGACCCGTCCCGCGTTCGCCAATCCGCAGGACACATTCGGGTTCGGAGGCCGCGGCCCCGCCATGGGCAACGCCCAGGTGGCCGACGCACGCGATCTCTCGGCGGTCTACTACAACCCGGCCACGATGTTTCTCATCCCGGATGGAGAAGGGCTGGACCATTTTTCGATCGCCACCCTTGCTGCCGTGGACGATCTCTATGTGCGCAACCCGACGGGCGGCGACATCGGCAACCCGATCATCAATTCCTACAATGTGGGCATGGGCATGGTGGATGGCATCGGAACACCATGGTTCAGGTCCGGTCTGAATTTCCAGATCCCCATTTTCCGGCTCCAACTCCAGCGCACCTATTTCCCGGACGAGCGCGAGGCTTTCTTTTCCAACAAACTGAATTTCGAATTCTATGGGGGCCGTTTCCAGCGCCAGGTGGTCATGCCGGCCGTGGCGTTTCGTCCGCACCGCCTGGTGTCTTTTGGCGCGGGCATTTCCCTTTTCACGTTCTCCCAGACGGATACGGATGTGTATCTCGCGGACGTCCTGGACCAAAGCAAAGCGTTCATCAATTTGCGCGGCGACCAGCAGAATACGAACAGCCTGACCTATGGACTCCTGTTCTGGCCGATGGAACGCCTGCGGCTCGGCGCGGTGTATCGCGACAGTGAGAGTTTTGTCATCCGGGGGCTCAGCAAGGTCGAAGTTGAGGATTTCCACCAGTTCTCGGATCAGCTCCTGGATTTCCGGGTTCAGTTTCGGCCGTCACAAGCGGGCCTCGGGGCGGCGTACCGGTTCTCGGACGTGCTCGGCTTGACCGGAGACCTTGTGTGGTATCGGTGGAGCCGGTACCGCGATCTTCACAATGAACGGCCGGCACCCGCGTTCAACGACACCTACAGCCCGCGCGTAGGGGTGGAGTACGTCTGGAGACCCATGTGGGTCTTGCGCGGGGGATACGATTTCGAGCCCACGCCGGTGCCGCGGCAGACGGGACGCACGAATTACGTCGACAACCACAAGAACGTCCTCTCCGGAGGTCTCGGCTTCCGGCTGCCGGCGGAGGGCTACGTGGCGTCCTTCGATCTTTTCGGACAGGCTCACTTCATGATTCCGAGGAGAACGATGAAGGAAGCAACCCGTCAAGAGCTTCTGACCACCGCGGTCCAGTCCGCCTTCAATGTGGAGGATGCGCGGGACAATCCCGGCTGGCCGGGCTTCGAGAGCGGCGGCCGCGTCTACGCCTTCGGCCTGACCTTCAGCGTCGGAAGATAA
- a CDS encoding alpha/beta hydrolase: MRNHSGYIVGHGGIAPEDSGSGQEGHVRLRGRGGEAGPNIFYGSVGRGFPILFCNGIGTSTFFWKHLLLHLKDRCQLITWDYRGHGRSERPKDLKQTSVQVNATDAKLLLDHHHMNKAVLVGHSYGVQVILEFYRLFPDRVLGLIPMLGTYGRPMDTFFDSGVGRVLFPVVYWGARKKTQSAKRVARAAIESRYIANLAEVMGVDPEIVRSGEFNEYFRHIVDQLDFQVFAEMAKHMQEHTAEDLLDQVKVPTLVVSGSKDKFTPDWISERMVEKIPNAEHLHIPNGSHGAMFEQPELINLRFDRFLLDHYNVPLGRLTPVKKVSRKPSGRRPARRRRR; the protein is encoded by the coding sequence ATGCGGAACCACTCGGGATACATCGTCGGCCATGGGGGGATCGCCCCTGAAGATTCCGGAAGCGGCCAGGAGGGCCACGTGAGACTTCGCGGAAGGGGAGGAGAGGCCGGACCGAACATTTTCTACGGTTCCGTCGGACGTGGATTCCCCATTCTGTTCTGCAATGGGATCGGCACGTCCACGTTTTTCTGGAAGCATCTCCTGTTGCACCTCAAGGATCGGTGCCAACTGATCACGTGGGACTACCGCGGTCATGGCCGGTCCGAGCGGCCCAAGGATCTCAAACAAACCTCCGTGCAGGTCAATGCAACCGACGCAAAGCTTCTCCTGGACCACCATCACATGAACAAGGCCGTGCTGGTGGGCCATAGTTACGGCGTGCAGGTCATCCTCGAGTTCTACCGACTTTTTCCCGACCGCGTTCTCGGCCTGATTCCCATGCTGGGAACCTACGGCCGGCCGATGGACACGTTTTTCGATTCCGGGGTCGGTCGCGTGCTTTTTCCCGTGGTGTATTGGGGTGCGAGAAAGAAGACGCAATCGGCGAAGCGCGTGGCCCGAGCGGCCATCGAGAGCCGCTACATCGCCAACCTGGCGGAAGTGATGGGGGTCGATCCCGAGATCGTCCGTTCAGGCGAATTCAACGAATACTTCCGGCACATCGTCGACCAGCTCGACTTCCAGGTTTTCGCCGAGATGGCCAAGCACATGCAGGAGCACACGGCGGAGGATCTGCTCGATCAGGTGAAGGTGCCGACGCTTGTCGTCAGCGGCAGCAAGGACAAGTTCACGCCCGACTGGATTTCCGAGCGCATGGTGGAGAAGATCCCGAACGCCGAACATCTGCACATTCCGAACGGAAGTCACGGCGCGATGTTCGAGCAGCCGGAACTCATCAACCTGCGCTTCGACCGATTCCTGCTCGACCACTACAACGTCCCCCTTGGCCGCCTCACACCGGTGAAAAAAGTTTCCCGGAAGCCTTCTGGCCGCCGTCCGGCCAGGCGACGCCGGCGATAG
- the meaB gene encoding methylmalonyl Co-A mutase-associated GTPase MeaB, producing MRDLDDNIPGSRDVLKKLFSAPSAATVIGITGPPGVGKSTLIDRLIDLYRAKKKKIGGILVDPTSPFSGGAILGDRVRMQRHSTDPDVFLRSLATRGHLGGLSRSALDILAVMEAMGKDVVLLETVGIGQAEVEISEVAHTTLVVLAPGLGDGIQAIKAGILEIADIFVVNKADREGADRTKMDLTTLVEMEGERAGWTRPVLSTVAAEGKGLEELVDAIEKHHAYLDTSRQFEQKKRRRALRELLIALQDTIDTRVLKKLKDAGRLDAVLAEIIQRKSDPYSVAEKLLKKELA from the coding sequence ATGCGCGACCTCGATGACAACATCCCCGGCTCTCGCGACGTCCTGAAAAAGCTGTTCTCCGCTCCTTCCGCCGCCACCGTGATCGGGATCACCGGACCGCCGGGTGTGGGCAAGAGCACGCTGATCGACCGCCTGATCGATCTCTACCGGGCGAAGAAGAAGAAAATCGGCGGCATCCTCGTCGATCCGACCAGCCCGTTCTCCGGCGGCGCCATCCTTGGAGACCGGGTACGGATGCAACGCCACTCCACCGATCCGGACGTTTTCCTCCGCTCGCTGGCCACGCGCGGCCACCTCGGCGGACTCTCGCGTTCCGCATTGGACATCCTGGCCGTGATGGAAGCCATGGGAAAGGATGTGGTCCTGCTCGAAACCGTCGGCATCGGCCAAGCCGAAGTGGAAATCTCCGAGGTGGCCCACACCACGCTCGTGGTGCTCGCGCCCGGCCTTGGCGACGGCATTCAGGCCATCAAGGCCGGCATCCTGGAGATTGCGGACATTTTTGTGGTAAACAAAGCCGACCGCGAAGGCGCCGATCGGACGAAGATGGACCTCACCACACTCGTTGAAATGGAAGGCGAGCGGGCGGGCTGGACCCGTCCCGTTCTCTCCACCGTGGCCGCGGAAGGAAAAGGATTGGAAGAGCTGGTTGATGCGATCGAAAAACACCACGCCTACCTCGACACCTCGCGGCAGTTCGAGCAGAAGAAACGGCGCCGGGCGCTCCGGGAGCTGCTGATCGCCCTGCAAGACACCATCGATACCCGCGTGCTGAAGAAGTTGAAGGACGCCGGACGGCTCGATGCGGTCCTAGCCGAGATCATCCAGCGAAAATCCGATCCCTACTCGGTGGCCGAGAAGTTGCTCAAGAAGGAACTCGCCTGA
- a CDS encoding cobalamin B12-binding domain-containing protein: protein MARKIRLLLAKAGLDGHDRGVKVVARALKEAGYEVIYTGLHQTPEMVVQAAVQEDVDAIGLSLLSGAHNTLFPEVLRLLKEKKADSVAVFGGGIIPDDDADTLRKKGVKGIFGPGASLADIIKWVQENVRPRA from the coding sequence ATGGCACGAAAAATCAGGCTCCTGCTCGCGAAGGCAGGACTCGACGGGCACGACCGCGGGGTCAAGGTGGTTGCCCGCGCACTCAAAGAGGCTGGCTACGAAGTCATCTACACCGGCCTCCACCAGACGCCCGAAATGGTGGTCCAGGCGGCCGTCCAGGAGGACGTGGACGCCATCGGACTCTCGCTTCTCTCCGGCGCGCACAACACGCTGTTTCCGGAAGTCCTCCGTCTCCTCAAGGAAAAGAAAGCGGACAGCGTGGCGGTCTTCGGCGGAGGAATTATTCCCGACGATGACGCCGATACGCTCCGGAAGAAGGGCGTGAAGGGAATTTTCGGCCCGGGCGCCTCCCTGGCGGACATCATCAAATGGGTCCAAGAAAACGTTCGCCCTCGGGCGTGA
- a CDS encoding ExbD/TolR family protein, which translates to MGRATPQDHAKEQPVLDRPLLHDAEGVSELGIARDSLHERTTKPLSEINVTPFVDVMLVLLVIFMVTAPLLEQGISVELPRSVAGKLVEQEKQMTLTLTKDRQIFLDKQKITLEGLDVRLQKLARENPKTSIFLRADRGLPYGYVIRVVGKIRESGLSDLGLVTELEENR; encoded by the coding sequence ATGGGGAGGGCGACGCCCCAAGATCACGCGAAGGAGCAGCCGGTTCTCGATCGCCCGCTCCTCCATGACGCTGAGGGAGTATCTGAATTGGGAATAGCCCGCGATTCCCTGCACGAGCGCACGACGAAGCCGCTCTCCGAGATCAACGTCACGCCGTTCGTGGACGTCATGCTCGTGCTCCTCGTCATTTTCATGGTCACCGCTCCGCTGCTGGAACAGGGAATCAGCGTCGAGCTCCCGCGGAGCGTCGCCGGGAAGCTGGTGGAGCAGGAGAAACAGATGACGCTCACGCTGACGAAGGACCGTCAGATCTTCCTCGACAAGCAGAAGATTACACTCGAAGGGCTGGATGTGCGGCTCCAGAAACTTGCGCGTGAGAATCCGAAGACCTCCATCTTCCTGCGGGCCGACCGGGGTCTGCCCTACGGCTACGTGATCCGCGTTGTCGGCAAAATCCGCGAGTCCGGCCTCTCCGACCTCGGGCTCGTCACGGAACTCGAGGAGAACCGGTAG
- a CDS encoding NADH-quinone oxidoreductase subunit C, translating into MEEIVRAIQERFGAAIQRVDQIRGETSLVVDRASMIDVLTALKAAGFEMLEDLTAVDWLTLKNGPLNPKGERFSVVYILLSLSRNATLRVRVPVPEEDPEVPTCVDLWPGGNWMEREVFDMFGIRFKGHPELLRILMPADYKEFPMRKEFPLTKRPE; encoded by the coding sequence ATGGAAGAAATCGTTCGGGCGATCCAGGAACGGTTCGGTGCGGCCATCCAGCGCGTGGATCAGATTCGCGGCGAAACGTCCCTCGTGGTGGACCGTGCGTCCATGATCGACGTGTTGACCGCGCTCAAGGCCGCGGGGTTTGAAATGCTGGAGGATCTGACCGCGGTGGATTGGCTTACGCTGAAGAACGGTCCGCTCAATCCAAAAGGCGAACGCTTCTCTGTGGTCTATATTCTCCTCTCACTTTCCCGGAACGCCACCTTGCGCGTGCGAGTCCCGGTGCCCGAAGAGGACCCCGAAGTGCCGACCTGCGTGGATCTCTGGCCCGGCGGAAACTGGATGGAAAGAGAAGTATTCGATATGTTTGGCATCCGCTTCAAAGGCCATCCGGAACTCCTGCGCATCCTGATGCCCGCGGACTACAAAGAATTCCCGATGCGGAAAGAGTTTCCGCTTACGAAGAGACCCGAATAG
- the nuoE gene encoding NADH-quinone oxidoreductase subunit NuoE — protein sequence MAFQFSQAGLDDLNGYLKHCPKKEAGLLYALHLVQQQAGYVPDEAVDVVGKLLEVSRSHIEGVLTFYTMYFRKPMGRNVVTVCSTISCALNGALDTVGEFEKQLEIETGETTPDGQFSLLKVECLGACDKAPVVMVNDQKFDGVKREKVKELIHVCRKRAGANGSARA from the coding sequence ATGGCCTTCCAGTTTTCCCAGGCGGGGCTCGACGACCTGAACGGCTACCTGAAACACTGCCCCAAGAAGGAGGCCGGCCTGCTCTATGCCCTCCACTTGGTTCAGCAGCAGGCGGGCTACGTTCCGGATGAGGCGGTCGATGTCGTCGGGAAGCTCCTGGAAGTCAGCCGATCCCACATCGAAGGGGTGTTGACCTTCTACACGATGTATTTTCGAAAACCGATGGGCCGGAATGTGGTGACGGTCTGTTCCACCATCTCCTGCGCGCTCAACGGCGCGCTCGATACCGTGGGCGAGTTTGAAAAGCAGCTCGAAATCGAAACCGGGGAAACGACGCCGGATGGCCAGTTCTCGCTCCTCAAGGTGGAATGTCTCGGCGCGTGCGACAAGGCGCCCGTGGTGATGGTGAACGATCAGAAGTTCGACGGCGTGAAGCGCGAGAAGGTGAAAGAATTGATCCATGTCTGCCGCAAAAGAGCCGGGGCGAACGGCTCGGCGAGAGCTTGA
- the nuoF gene encoding NADH-quinone oxidoreductase subunit NuoF, which yields MEPILTRYARDPEQKKIDVAVSHGAYEAAKKALAMKPEEVIETVKSSGLRGRGGAGFPTGNKWSFIPAAAPVRYLAVNADESEPGTFKDRLLIEGDPHLLLEGIIIASYAIKCRTAFIYIRGEFTDGANILREAIREAYAKGILGEKVLGTSYALDVLVARGAGAYICGEETGLLESLEGHRGQPRVKPPFPAIRGLFGQPTIVNNVETLCCVPPILSHGAEWFKKIGPEKSPGPKLFCISGRVRKPGIYELPMGIPAEQLVLEYGGGVPEGRKIKGIIPGGSSAAVLGPKQFGTPLDFDSLGKIGNMLGSAGVIVLDDTVCAVDALTNIMRFYAHESCGQCTPCREGTAWSVKILTRLERGEGVPRDLENIANLTRMISGRALCPLADGAAMPLTSFFREFKDEFVAHLEQKRCPMRGAAVPGEQRPLPLESGTHA from the coding sequence ATGGAACCGATCCTGACCCGGTACGCGCGCGACCCCGAGCAGAAAAAAATCGACGTGGCCGTTTCGCATGGCGCGTACGAGGCGGCGAAAAAAGCCCTTGCCATGAAACCGGAGGAGGTCATCGAAACGGTCAAGTCCTCGGGCCTTCGCGGCCGGGGGGGGGCCGGATTTCCCACCGGGAACAAATGGTCCTTCATCCCGGCGGCGGCCCCGGTGCGTTATCTCGCCGTGAATGCGGATGAGAGCGAGCCGGGAACGTTCAAGGACCGGCTCCTCATCGAGGGCGATCCCCATTTGCTCCTCGAAGGGATCATCATCGCGTCCTACGCGATCAAATGCCGGACGGCGTTCATCTACATCCGAGGAGAGTTTACCGACGGCGCGAACATTCTGCGCGAGGCGATCCGCGAGGCGTACGCCAAAGGAATCCTCGGCGAAAAAGTTCTCGGCACGTCCTACGCGCTCGATGTTCTCGTGGCCCGTGGCGCCGGCGCCTACATCTGCGGCGAGGAAACGGGGCTGCTCGAATCTCTGGAAGGTCACCGCGGACAGCCTCGCGTGAAACCGCCCTTCCCCGCGATCAGAGGGCTTTTCGGCCAGCCGACGATCGTCAACAACGTGGAAACCCTCTGCTGCGTCCCGCCGATCCTGAGCCACGGCGCGGAATGGTTCAAAAAGATCGGTCCGGAAAAGAGCCCGGGACCCAAACTCTTTTGCATCTCCGGCCGCGTGCGAAAACCCGGCATCTACGAACTTCCGATGGGCATCCCCGCCGAGCAGTTGGTCTTGGAGTACGGCGGCGGCGTGCCGGAAGGCCGGAAAATCAAGGGGATCATTCCGGGGGGCAGTTCGGCGGCCGTTCTCGGCCCGAAACAGTTCGGTACGCCGCTCGACTTTGATTCCCTGGGCAAGATCGGAAACATGCTCGGCTCCGCGGGCGTCATCGTGTTGGATGACACCGTGTGCGCGGTGGATGCGCTCACCAATATCATGCGGTTCTACGCCCATGAATCGTGCGGACAGTGCACGCCGTGCCGCGAAGGAACGGCGTGGTCCGTGAAAATCCTCACGCGCCTCGAACGCGGCGAAGGCGTGCCGAGGGATCTCGAGAATATCGCGAATCTGACGCGAATGATCAGCGGGCGCGCGCTCTGTCCGCTTGCGGACGGCGCCGCGATGCCGCTGACGAGTTTCTTCCGGGAGTTCAAGGACGAATTCGTGGCGCACCTCGAACAAAAGCGGTGCCCGATGCGCGGTGCCGCCGTGCCGGGCGAACAGCGGCCGTTGCCGTTGGAATCCGGCACCCACGCCTGA
- the nuoH gene encoding NADH-quinone oxidoreductase subunit NuoH, producing the protein MLFALTVAFVKVALLVAVIMTTAAYLTFLERKISAFMQDRVGPNRVGWKGLLQPAADGLKFVFKESITPKSADRLLYNLAPVMSFVPGMLNLAIVPFGAAFVVGGREFSPQVADLDIGILYFVALASLSVYGVVLAGWSSNNKYSLLGGVRSSAQMISYELAMGLAIVCMLMIYGTLKLGEIVSAQDSILGWGVFRQPIAFAMFLVASYAETNRLPFDLPEAEGELVAGYHTEYAGFKFALFFVGEYVSMIVSSSLLVTLFFGGWQLPGVDVSGLPLILQILMPPLVFAAKTGVLLFLYMWVRWTLPRFRYDQLMNLGWKVFVPVGLVNILATGTLILARIRPFAA; encoded by the coding sequence ATGCTCTTTGCCCTGACCGTTGCCTTCGTGAAAGTCGCGCTCCTCGTGGCCGTCATCATGACCACAGCGGCCTACCTCACGTTTCTCGAACGCAAGATTTCCGCCTTCATGCAGGATCGCGTGGGCCCCAACCGAGTGGGGTGGAAGGGCCTTCTCCAACCGGCGGCCGACGGTCTCAAATTCGTGTTCAAGGAGAGCATCACCCCGAAGTCGGCGGACCGCCTCCTGTACAACCTCGCGCCCGTGATGTCGTTCGTGCCGGGCATGCTGAATCTGGCCATCGTCCCCTTCGGCGCCGCCTTCGTGGTTGGCGGCCGGGAGTTTTCACCCCAGGTGGCCGATCTCGACATCGGCATCCTCTACTTCGTCGCCCTCGCTTCGTTGAGTGTGTACGGGGTCGTTCTCGCAGGCTGGTCGTCCAACAACAAGTATTCGCTCCTCGGCGGCGTGCGTTCCTCCGCGCAGATGATCAGCTACGAACTGGCGATGGGCCTCGCCATCGTATGCATGCTCATGATCTACGGCACGCTCAAGCTGGGCGAGATCGTAAGCGCGCAGGACTCGATCCTGGGATGGGGCGTATTCCGCCAGCCCATCGCGTTCGCCATGTTTCTGGTGGCCTCCTACGCCGAAACCAACCGGCTGCCCTTCGATCTTCCCGAGGCCGAGGGTGAGCTCGTCGCGGGCTATCACACGGAGTATGCCGGCTTCAAGTTCGCGCTTTTCTTCGTGGGCGAGTACGTCAGCATGATCGTTTCGTCAAGCCTGCTCGTGACCCTGTTCTTCGGCGGATGGCAGTTGCCGGGGGTGGACGTGTCCGGACTCCCACTCATCCTCCAAATCCTCATGCCCCCGCTCGTGTTTGCGGCCAAGACGGGTGTCCTCCTATTCCTCTACATGTGGGTGCGTTGGACCCTCCCCCGCTTCCGGTACGATCAACTCATGAACCTCGGCTGGAAAGTCTTCGTGCCCGTGGGTCTCGTCAACATTCTCGCCACGGGAACACTCATCCTCGCCCGGATCAGACCATTCGCCGCATAG
- a CDS encoding diguanylate cyclase has protein sequence MNGFPLILYVGRDQKVLHTFKGMDVHVLNESEYDRLDYDRVLRANPELAVVDHTLNAREGFNLFKKLRDLQPGVQLPILMLTEENSPLFRAKCMDLGADEVLSKPINPIEFLSVIRSSLRKRREFVKLHQEVSSIRQKVDQLHKTHDTTRRQKVDLADDLLKAEQVKQFFRNINLLDLKKVYERIREQLPTLLEVELFSLFVMNQEKGTLELAVHNHTNLSEHLVLHPNAGGVMFDAVKEDESFVITNPGLRRNNGDSRAKYKHTDALFVPLKVGGETVGILNLNNSLKGRFSEQDKVLADQVAQFLATILCNVRLYQKVRALSTMDGLTGLLNHLNLHKRLYVELLRALRYQRPLSCIMLDLDHFKLINDTYGHQAGDRILKDVSEIIQTTVREVDIAARYGGEEFFIILPETAVDEAQRVAERMRDSIAKHSFFAEGHVIKVTASFGVASFPQAKIMHKNQLIRHADQALYEAKNSGRDRVCTYQERRVAQRYKVEMELKYLTQEVRTVRSAILNNISATGTSVAVYEPLAQGTAVWLEMKVTTGNGNGQTASAPAQPGSMKAQGEVVWCRPAVEVSGMYEVGIQFRGLEDEKKKALTKIVYTALFKDVSQLASLPA, from the coding sequence ATGAACGGTTTTCCGCTCATATTGTACGTAGGGAGGGATCAGAAGGTTCTCCACACCTTCAAGGGCATGGACGTTCATGTCCTGAACGAATCGGAATATGACCGGCTCGACTACGACCGCGTTCTCCGCGCAAATCCGGAACTGGCGGTGGTGGACCATACGCTGAATGCGCGCGAGGGCTTCAATCTCTTCAAAAAACTGCGCGATCTCCAGCCGGGCGTTCAACTGCCGATCCTCATGCTCACGGAGGAAAACTCGCCGCTCTTCCGCGCGAAGTGCATGGATCTCGGGGCGGATGAAGTCCTGAGCAAGCCCATCAATCCGATCGAATTCCTATCCGTCATTCGATCTTCCCTGCGCAAGCGCCGCGAGTTCGTGAAGCTGCATCAGGAAGTTTCCTCGATCCGGCAGAAGGTCGATCAGCTCCACAAAACACACGACACCACGAGGCGCCAGAAGGTCGACCTCGCCGACGATCTCCTCAAGGCGGAGCAAGTGAAGCAGTTCTTCCGCAACATCAACCTTCTCGATCTCAAAAAGGTGTACGAGCGCATCCGTGAGCAGTTGCCCACGCTTCTGGAAGTGGAGCTGTTCTCGCTCTTCGTCATGAATCAGGAGAAAGGCACGCTTGAGCTGGCGGTCCACAATCACACCAACCTCAGCGAGCACCTCGTCCTGCATCCGAACGCCGGCGGCGTGATGTTCGATGCGGTGAAGGAAGATGAAAGTTTCGTCATTACCAATCCCGGGCTGCGCCGGAACAATGGGGATAGCCGCGCGAAGTACAAGCACACGGATGCCCTCTTCGTCCCTTTGAAAGTCGGCGGAGAGACGGTCGGAATCCTCAACCTGAACAACAGCCTCAAGGGGCGATTCTCCGAGCAGGACAAGGTGTTGGCCGATCAGGTGGCGCAGTTCCTCGCGACGATTCTGTGCAATGTGCGGCTTTATCAGAAAGTCCGCGCCCTCTCCACGATGGACGGTCTCACGGGCCTCCTCAATCACCTGAATCTCCATAAGCGGCTCTACGTGGAGCTCCTCCGCGCGCTCCGCTACCAGCGGCCGCTCTCCTGCATCATGCTGGATCTCGATCACTTCAAGCTCATCAACGATACCTACGGGCACCAAGCCGGCGACCGCATTCTCAAGGACGTGTCGGAGATCATCCAGACCACCGTGCGCGAAGTGGACATCGCGGCGCGCTACGGCGGTGAAGAGTTTTTCATCATCCTTCCGGAAACGGCGGTGGACGAAGCGCAGCGCGTGGCCGAGCGAATGCGCGACAGCATCGCCAAGCACAGTTTCTTCGCCGAAGGGCATGTCATCAAGGTGACGGCCTCGTTCGGCGTGGCGTCCTTCCCCCAGGCCAAGATCATGCACAAGAACCAGCTCATCCGGCATGCGGACCAGGCGCTGTACGAAGCCAAGAACAGCGGGCGTGACCGCGTGTGTACCTACCAGGAGCGGCGCGTCGCCCAGCGGTACAAGGTTGAAATGGAACTGAAGTATCTCACGCAGGAAGTGCGGACCGTCCGATCGGCCATCCTGAACAACATCTCCGCCACGGGCACCAGCGTGGCAGTGTACGAACCTTTGGCGCAGGGCACCGCCGTGTGGCTCGAAATGAAAGTCACGACTGGGAACGGCAACGGTCAGACCGCCTCCGCGCCGGCCCAACCCGGTTCGATGAAAGCGCAGGGCGAAGTCGTGTGGTGCCGCCCGGCTGTCGAAGTCTCCGGCATGTACGAAGTGGGCATCCAGTTCAGGGGCCTCGAGGACGAAAAGAAAAAAGCCCTCACCAAAATCGTCTACACCGCCCTCTTCAAAGACGTCTCCCAGCTCGCCTCCCTCCCGGCCTGA
- a CDS encoding glycosyltransferase family 2 protein, with protein sequence MRKRSKVVVVMPAYNAEKTLHLTYRDLPKGTYDSVILVDDGSTDRTAEIARELGLEVFLHNRNYGYGANQKTCYREALKTGADVIVMVHPDYQYDPKLLPEMVEPIERGDANIVLGSRLLVDDALSRGMPWWKYVSNRLLTQLENWVLHLKLSEYHTGYRAFSRRVLETIPFEANSDGFIFDQELIFQAVHLGYEIREIPVPARYFPDASSASFLSSVVYGLGILVLIGKYGLHRLGLRGRLLESLTTRYTRAGGEPSTRGDPLSRTGDRRS encoded by the coding sequence ATGCGGAAAAGATCGAAGGTTGTGGTCGTGATGCCCGCCTACAACGCTGAGAAGACGCTGCACCTCACCTATCGGGACCTGCCGAAAGGGACCTACGATTCGGTCATCCTGGTCGACGATGGAAGCACCGATCGAACGGCGGAGATCGCCCGTGAACTGGGACTTGAGGTCTTCCTGCATAACCGGAACTACGGATACGGCGCCAATCAGAAAACGTGCTACCGCGAGGCGCTCAAGACCGGGGCCGACGTCATCGTGATGGTGCATCCGGATTACCAGTACGACCCGAAGCTCCTCCCGGAGATGGTCGAGCCCATCGAGCGGGGAGACGCCAACATCGTTCTGGGCTCACGATTGCTGGTGGACGACGCCCTCTCGCGGGGCATGCCTTGGTGGAAGTACGTTTCGAACCGGCTTCTCACCCAGCTCGAGAACTGGGTTCTCCATCTGAAACTGTCCGAGTATCACACCGGCTACCGGGCCTTCTCCCGGCGTGTGCTGGAAACGATTCCGTTCGAGGCCAACTCGGATGGTTTCATCTTCGATCAGGAGTTGATCTTTCAGGCTGTCCACCTCGGATACGAGATACGCGAGATACCGGTGCCTGCGCGTTACTTCCCGGATGCGTCCAGCGCCAGTTTTCTGTCCAGTGTGGTCTACGGACTCGGAATTCTGGTCCTCATCGGAAAATACGGACTCCATCGGCTTGGCCTTCGAGGCAGGCTTCTTGAGTCGCTTACCACTCGTTACACAAGGGCCGGCGGCGAGCCGTCCACGAGAGGGGACCCGTTGAGCCGGACCGGGGACCGTCGTTCATAG